One Glycine max cultivar Williams 82 chromosome 4, Glycine_max_v4.0, whole genome shotgun sequence DNA segment encodes these proteins:
- the LOC106798505 gene encoding putative nuclease HARBI1: MFRMKKLVFLELCDILETKYNLKKTRNVSIYEQVGLFLYMLSQPGFVHNCEERFQHSGETISRHFHNVLEAVCMFAKDIIKPVDPSFRDTPDEILKDARYRPYFRDCIGAIDGTHIRVCVPSHLQGVYIGRKGYTTTNVMAVCDFSMCFTFVWAGWEGSEHDTKIFMEALHKPALHFPHPPQGKYYLVDSGYPTFMSFLGPYMKTRYHLPQFRIGPRIRGRVEVFNYYHSSLQSTIERAFGLCKTRWKILGNMPPFALKTQNQIIVACMAIHNFIQRNDKSDGEFDSLDEDIDSDEDESEVGPSITTWEEPDAQSTLQMERFRESLKNMFPTRI, encoded by the exons ATGTTTAGAATGAAGAAACTTGTCTTTCTTGAATTATGTGATATCTTGGAAACCAAGTACAACTTAAAGAAAACTCGAAATGTCAGCATTTATGAGCAAGTTGGCTTGTTTTTATACATGTTGAGTCAACCAGGTTTTGTTCATAATTGTGAGGAAAGATTTCAACATTCAGGTGAAACAATATCTAGACATTTCCATAATGTCTTAGAAGCTGTGTGTATGTTTGCAAAGGATATAATTAAGCCTGTTGATCCATCATTTAGGGATACTCCTGATGAGATTCTAAAAGATGCTAGATATCGCCCTTACTTTAGGGATTGTATTGGTGCAATAGATGGTACTCATATACGAGTTTGTGTTCCCTCTCATCTACAAGGAGTCTATATTGGTCGGAAAGGCTACACTACCACTAATGTCATGGCTGTTTGTGATTTTAGCATGTGTTTCACTTTTGTTTGGGCAGGTTGGGAAGGTTCTGAACATGATACTAAGATATTTATGGAGGCTTTACATAAGCCTGCATTGCATTTTCCACATCCTCCTCAAg GTAAATATTATCTTGTTGATTCTGGTTACCCTACTTTTATGAGTTTTCTAGGACCGTACATGAAAACTAGGTATCATCTCCCGCAATTTAGAATTGGGCCTAGAATCAGGGGAAGAGttgaagtttttaattattatcattccAGTCTTCAAAGTACAATTGAACGTGCATTTGGTTTATGTAAAACAAGATGGAAGATATTGGGTAATATGCCACCTTTTGCTTTGAAGACACAAAACCAAATCATTGTTGCTTGCATGGCTATACATAACTTCATTCAAAGAAATGACAAGAGTGATGGAGAATTTGATTCGCTAGATGAAGATATAGATAGTGATGAGGATGAAAGTGAAGTTGGTCCTAGTATTACAACATGGGAAGAACCGGATGCTCAAAGTACTCTACAAATGGAACGATTTAGAGAATCTTTGAAGAATATGTTTCCAACacgtat
- the LOC102661075 gene encoding L10-interacting MYB domain-containing protein codes for MSLNQVPVKRKKAEWCDKNTEIMLKVCIEEVNAGNKPHNHFTKLGWANIAEKFNKATNLRYEYKQFRNRWDSLKKEWQLWAKLIGKDTGLGWDGEKRTIAASDEWWEAKIQEDPEVAKFREQGLKFLPEMEFLFKGTIATGFAAYAPSEDSKQYEGFNTRIEETNDNIDDNTDMEVNEPEINTTTQNTSSAKENGQRKRGREGDKRIGVAAKLSHN; via the exons ATGTCTCTTAATCAAGTTcctgtgaaaagaaagaaagcagaATGGTGTGATAAGAATACTGAGATTATGTTGAAAGTGTGCATAGAAGAGGTGAATGCTGGAAATAAACCTCACAACCACTTCACTAAGCTTGGTTGGGCAAATATTGCAGAAAAGTTCAATAAGGCAACAAATTTGAGATATGAATATAAACAATTCAGAAATAGGTGGGATTCTTTGAAAAAGGAATGGCAATTATGGGCTAAGCTTATTGGGAAGGACACGGGTCTTGGCTGGGATGGGGAGAAGAGAACCATTGCAGCTAGTGATGAATGGTGGGAAGCCAAAATTCAG gagGATCCTGAAGTAGCAAAGTTTAGAGAGCAAGGCCTCAAATTCTTACCTGAGATGGAATTCCTTTTTAAGGGTACTATTGCTACTGGTTTTGCAGCATATGCACCATCTGAAGATTCAAAACAATATGAAGGATTCAACACAAGAATAGAAGAGACAAATGATAACATTGATGATAACACTGACATGGAAGTGAATGAGCCTGAGATAAACACGACAACTCAGAACACGTCTTCGGCAAAGGAAAATGGACAGAGGAAGAGAGGAAGAGAGGGTGATAAAAGAATTGGGGTTGCTGCCAAGCTTTCTCACAATTAG